In a genomic window of Zestosphaera sp.:
- a CDS encoding purine-nucleoside phosphorylase: MSETVHIRVSKKEDVAERVIIAGDPARIDLLREFLEEPRLVSSVRGYHVYTGSYKSVPVTLAVHGIGSGSAALVIEELIMLGAKVLVRLGTCGAMIKELDVGDVVMPAGASYYSGGIFYQYLGELVSQAAIPDFQLFKNLVEEIHSSGIKYLVAPIVSCDAFYTEEGFISKWVKRGAVAVDMETAILYVLGLLRNVKTASVLIVSNSLVKPSRFLLADELKSFVKRVAVSVLEALIKTPADMKQLNR; this comes from the coding sequence GTGAGTGAGACCGTTCACATAAGAGTTAGTAAAAAAGAAGACGTTGCTGAGAGAGTTATTATTGCTGGTGATCCAGCACGCATTGATCTATTGAGGGAATTCTTAGAAGAACCCAGACTAGTAAGTAGTGTGAGAGGTTATCACGTCTATACAGGCTCTTATAAGAGTGTGCCAGTCACTCTTGCTGTTCATGGGATAGGTTCTGGGTCAGCCGCCTTAGTAATAGAGGAATTAATCATGTTGGGTGCTAAAGTCTTGGTTAGATTAGGGACCTGCGGCGCTATGATTAAAGAGTTAGATGTGGGTGATGTTGTAATGCCTGCTGGCGCCTCGTACTATTCTGGCGGGATTTTTTATCAGTACTTGGGTGAGTTAGTTTCTCAGGCAGCGATTCCTGATTTCCAGTTGTTTAAGAACCTCGTTGAGGAAATACACTCGTCTGGTATTAAGTATTTAGTAGCTCCTATAGTAAGTTGTGATGCTTTCTATACTGAGGAGGGATTTATTAGTAAGTGGGTTAAGAGAGGTGCGGTAGCGGTAGACATGGAGACAGCTATACTGTACGTGTTAGGTCTCTTGAGGAACGTGAAGACAGCTTCAGTATTAATTGTGAGTAACTCATTAGTTAAACCTAGTAGATTCCTCTTAGCTGATGAGTTAAAGAGCTTCGTTAAGCGAGTAGCTGTCAGTGTTTTAGAAGCACTTATTAAGACGCCGGCCGACATGAAGCAACTCAATCGCTAA
- a CDS encoding alcohol dehydrogenase catalytic domain-containing protein, with translation MKALLLYSPGVLRLTDVPDPVLGENQVLIKVERSGICGTDKAFYKGTYRPGKTPIILGHEVSGRVVDLGKNASIDKSIIGARVTTEINFYCGKCWYCRNGLPTHCPYRETLGISVDGSFAEYVVSRHDLIHVVNDLTPLQAAFVEPLAAVVEMVELAPPQHNANIAVIGVGTVGLLTLGLLSRLYEPRLLVAVARPDTPKRNVAFDMGAHEVLSGEELAEVVARNTPEGAGFDYVVEASGTPEGLQKAVEIVRPRGVVAVKSTHGIPTKIDVTKLVVKEASLVGSRCGPFKKAIKLLREGVIQVEKLVTSEFPLSRGIEAFEKSFERREIKVHIIA, from the coding sequence ATGAAAGCTCTACTCCTCTACTCACCAGGTGTTTTGAGATTAACAGATGTTCCTGACCCTGTATTAGGTGAGAATCAAGTATTGATTAAAGTCGAGAGGTCAGGTATCTGCGGTACTGATAAGGCTTTCTACAAGGGAACCTACAGACCTGGTAAAACACCGATAATACTGGGTCATGAAGTTTCTGGTAGAGTTGTTGATTTGGGCAAGAACGCCAGTATCGATAAATCTATAATTGGCGCTAGAGTTACTACAGAAATAAACTTCTACTGCGGTAAGTGCTGGTATTGTAGAAATGGTTTACCCACACACTGTCCTTATAGGGAAACCCTAGGTATATCTGTTGACGGTAGTTTCGCAGAGTACGTAGTGAGTAGGCATGATTTAATACACGTAGTAAATGATTTAACACCTCTTCAGGCAGCTTTTGTCGAACCCCTCGCAGCTGTAGTTGAAATGGTTGAGTTGGCGCCACCACAACATAACGCAAACATAGCGGTAATAGGGGTTGGGACTGTAGGGCTTTTAACTTTAGGACTTCTTTCAAGACTCTATGAGCCCAGACTTTTGGTAGCTGTGGCTAGACCAGACACTCCTAAGAGAAACGTAGCTTTCGACATGGGCGCGCACGAAGTATTATCTGGTGAGGAACTAGCAGAGGTGGTTGCTAGAAATACTCCTGAAGGAGCTGGGTTTGATTACGTGGTTGAGGCTTCAGGAACTCCTGAGGGACTTCAAAAAGCTGTCGAGATCGTGAGACCACGTGGTGTCGTAGCAGTCAAGTCTACACACGGCATCCCGACTAAAATTGACGTGACTAAGCTAGTAGTAAAAGAAGCTAGTCTTGTAGGGAGTAGGTGTGGCCCCTTCAAGAAAGCCATAAAACTGTTGAGAGAGGGGGTCATCCAAGTAGAGAAGCTAGTTACTTCAGAGTTTCCCTTAAGTAGAGGCATTGAAGCGTTTGAGAAAAGCTTTGAGAGAAGAGAGATAAAAGTTCACATAATCGCTTGA
- a CDS encoding energy-coupling factor transporter transmembrane component T encodes MSLSGLYLPRDSVIHKLDARVKLAWFILAFAASIASQWDGSVSVFVYLSLIVGLALAKISVKRAILTIVYSVVFFLVTTLVWASMYQDVGNYITTFPLINIRLTDAGLLVGTGKFFLIVNPITAFLLLMTTTRMYDLHYIITKAGLPYKAGFMFTLALGLLPYTFTEIKNIIDVQKARGLEVDSRNPIKKIVYVVPIFVPLVIRMMSYVWDLSIVLSVRGFGAHPKRSYYFSLKWGKKDTIALSLLTAMYLSIIFLKLTGFSTYYFLRGV; translated from the coding sequence GTGTCTCTTTCGGGACTTTATCTGCCTAGAGATTCTGTGATCCATAAGCTAGATGCTCGTGTTAAATTAGCTTGGTTTATTTTAGCTTTTGCAGCCTCAATAGCTAGTCAGTGGGATGGTTCTGTTTCGGTATTTGTGTATTTATCACTTATAGTAGGGTTGGCGCTTGCTAAGATATCTGTGAAGAGAGCTATTCTAACTATAGTGTATAGTGTAGTGTTCTTTCTAGTAACTACTTTAGTGTGGGCGTCTATGTACCAGGATGTGGGCAACTACATCACTACTTTCCCTCTAATCAATATTAGGTTGACTGACGCAGGACTCTTAGTAGGGACTGGAAAATTCTTCCTCATAGTAAACCCCATCACAGCTTTTTTGCTACTCATGACCACCACCAGGATGTACGATTTGCACTACATAATCACTAAAGCCGGGTTACCGTATAAAGCAGGTTTTATGTTTACTCTAGCCTTAGGTTTACTACCCTACACGTTTACTGAGATAAAAAACATAATTGATGTTCAGAAAGCTAGGGGGCTAGAAGTAGACTCAAGAAACCCTATTAAGAAAATAGTCTACGTAGTGCCGATTTTCGTCCCTCTAGTAATAAGGATGATGAGTTACGTGTGGGACTTAAGCATAGTTTTAAGTGTTAGAGGGTTTGGAGCACACCCCAAGAGATCATACTACTTCTCTCTTAAGTGGGGTAAGAAAGATACGATAGCATTGTCATTGCTAACAGCAATGTATTTATCGATAATATTCCTCAAGCTAACAGGCTTTTCTACTTACTACTTCTTGAGGGGTGTGTGA
- a CDS encoding energy-coupling factor transporter ATPase — translation MSTVISIEDLWFKYLASSEWVLKNINFKMKEGETVVIMGPSGCGKSTLLYVLVGMIPHVIRGELRGKVNVLGMNVEEVRPEILSRHIGFVFQNPELQVIMPTILEELVFGLENLNLNREEIERRVTEVLDFIGFRGREFEDPHALSSGEKQVLAIASVLALRPKILVLDEPTSMLDHVGTSKILGLVEKLKRETNLSLLVVEHRIEWIAEHADRVIVMKDGEFVREGTPKEIFNDKELIQKTGVRPPQVSEIFYKVAERRPQLIKSGIPVTMSEALNLISEAGLNTNTLFHLVPVEGGSEKPCEDVLISVKDLWFRYRKDSPWVLKNINLDICRREFVAIIGHSGAGKTTLVKHFNGLLKPVRGNVIVAGRDTRRVPTSMLARVVGMVMQNPEAQFFASTIYEEMSFSLKRIGLKKEEIESRIREAFEIVDLVKPLDISPHLLSFGEKHRLAIASVLVLKPQVLVLDEPFSGLDYKRSLQLLLALRRFVEDGGTVVLVAHDLQLISEVADKVVVLENGTIKRIGAMREVLSDAEWLKTQGFTPLQSVLLAREVGLKSLVKTGEISEALVNALKS, via the coding sequence GTGTCTACGGTAATCAGTATTGAGGACTTATGGTTTAAATATTTAGCTAGTAGCGAGTGGGTTCTAAAGAACATCAACTTTAAAATGAAAGAGGGTGAGACGGTAGTCATCATGGGTCCTTCAGGCTGTGGTAAGTCGACATTACTGTATGTTCTAGTCGGGATGATACCGCACGTGATAAGGGGGGAATTAAGAGGTAAGGTGAACGTTCTAGGAATGAACGTTGAGGAGGTGAGGCCTGAAATACTTAGTAGGCACATAGGCTTTGTTTTCCAGAACCCTGAACTCCAGGTCATAATGCCTACTATTCTTGAGGAGTTAGTATTCGGGTTAGAGAATTTAAACTTAAACAGAGAAGAAATTGAAAGACGAGTGACTGAAGTCCTAGATTTTATTGGATTTAGAGGAAGAGAGTTTGAGGACCCGCACGCCTTGAGTTCCGGGGAGAAGCAGGTGCTAGCTATCGCGTCAGTACTTGCTTTAAGACCTAAAATCCTCGTTTTAGACGAACCTACTTCTATGTTAGATCACGTAGGTACCTCTAAGATATTAGGTTTGGTTGAGAAGCTAAAGAGAGAAACGAATCTTTCTCTACTGGTTGTTGAGCATAGGATTGAGTGGATAGCAGAACACGCTGACAGAGTTATCGTAATGAAGGACGGCGAGTTCGTGAGAGAGGGAACACCCAAAGAGATATTCAATGATAAGGAGTTAATTCAAAAGACTGGTGTGAGACCACCTCAAGTCTCTGAAATCTTTTACAAGGTAGCTGAACGCAGACCTCAATTAATTAAGAGTGGGATACCTGTGACGATGAGTGAGGCTCTCAACCTCATAAGTGAGGCAGGGCTTAACACGAACACATTATTTCATCTGGTTCCTGTGGAGGGCGGGTCTGAAAAGCCGTGTGAGGACGTTTTAATTAGTGTTAAGGATCTCTGGTTCAGGTACAGGAAAGATTCGCCGTGGGTTCTTAAGAACATTAACTTAGACATATGTAGGAGGGAGTTCGTAGCTATCATAGGGCATAGTGGTGCAGGAAAAACAACTCTAGTAAAACACTTTAATGGCTTGTTAAAGCCTGTGAGAGGTAATGTGATTGTAGCAGGACGAGATACTAGGAGGGTGCCCACATCCATGCTAGCAAGAGTTGTTGGTATGGTAATGCAGAACCCGGAAGCTCAGTTCTTCGCGAGCACTATATATGAGGAAATGAGCTTCTCTCTTAAGAGGATTGGTTTAAAGAAGGAGGAGATAGAAAGCAGAATTAGAGAGGCTTTTGAAATAGTTGATTTAGTTAAACCATTAGACATATCACCTCACCTCCTCAGTTTTGGCGAGAAACATAGGTTAGCTATAGCTTCAGTGCTTGTTTTAAAGCCTCAAGTACTAGTCTTAGATGAGCCGTTCTCAGGACTTGACTACAAGAGGAGTCTCCAGCTCTTACTAGCTTTAAGAAGATTTGTTGAGGATGGAGGTACTGTAGTCTTAGTAGCGCACGACCTCCAGTTAATCAGTGAAGTAGCTGATAAAGTGGTTGTGTTAGAGAACGGCACTATAAAGCGCATCGGCGCTATGAGAGAAGTCTTAAGTGATGCCGAGTGGCTAAAAACTCAGGGTTTCACACCTCTCCAGTCAGTGTTGCTAGCTAGGGAGGTAGGTCTGAAATCTTTAGTCAAGACTGGCGAGATCTCAGAAGCGCTTGTTAATGCTCTTAAATCTTAA
- a CDS encoding glycerate kinase, whose protein sequence is MVEEGLARADPYDAVMRNLSVRDGRLTIGGYEVSIPERVHVVGFGKASMKMLGALQDLLGKVICGGVVITPDVEGWAGSVKILRGDHPFPTINTLKSSLHLLDYLEREVGENDLVLVLVSGGGSALFEVPEDELTLEEVSVVTKELMKRGADIVELNTVRKKLSRVKGGKLLKYVKAQKIVTLIMSDVVGDRLDVIASGPTVPDNTSFRDAYQILKKKNLWDDLPHKVRIFIERGLANEVPDTLKEGDPLFNKVRNFIIASNQLVLEYLSSTLSRRGFNTILLTSMLEGEAREVGKVLGSIVRNIKRYSKPVSTPAAILAGGETVVTVRGSGVGGRNQELCLSFTASIRGLRDVVAACVGTDGIDGVSPAAGAVVDGELFEEATKRGLSPEEYLLNNDSYTFFQMMRRAIYTGYTGTNVNDIFVALIK, encoded by the coding sequence GTGGTTGAGGAAGGTTTAGCTAGAGCAGACCCTTACGACGCGGTAATGAGGAATCTTAGTGTAAGGGATGGTAGACTCACTATAGGGGGGTATGAGGTCTCTATTCCTGAACGTGTGCACGTGGTCGGGTTTGGTAAGGCGTCTATGAAGATGTTGGGGGCTCTTCAGGATTTGCTCGGTAAGGTAATTTGTGGTGGTGTTGTAATAACGCCGGATGTTGAGGGTTGGGCTGGTTCTGTGAAGATATTGAGAGGCGATCATCCCTTCCCCACAATCAACACTTTAAAGTCCTCTCTTCACCTACTTGATTATCTAGAAAGAGAGGTTGGAGAGAACGACTTAGTCTTGGTGTTGGTGTCTGGCGGCGGTTCAGCGCTCTTTGAGGTTCCTGAAGATGAGTTGACTCTTGAGGAAGTCTCTGTAGTTACTAAGGAGCTCATGAAGAGAGGCGCTGATATAGTAGAACTCAATACTGTTAGGAAGAAGCTCTCGAGAGTTAAGGGAGGTAAGCTACTCAAGTATGTGAAGGCTCAAAAGATCGTCACGTTGATTATGAGTGACGTAGTAGGTGATAGACTAGACGTAATAGCTTCAGGACCTACAGTACCAGATAACACTTCCTTCAGAGACGCTTACCAAATACTGAAGAAGAAGAATTTATGGGATGATTTACCTCATAAGGTGAGAATATTCATAGAGAGAGGACTAGCTAACGAAGTACCTGACACCCTAAAAGAAGGAGACCCGCTCTTTAATAAGGTTCGTAATTTCATTATAGCTAGTAACCAACTAGTTTTAGAATACTTAAGTTCTACCTTGTCGAGGAGAGGCTTCAACACTATACTACTAACGTCTATGCTTGAGGGAGAAGCTCGCGAGGTCGGCAAAGTTCTTGGTTCTATCGTGAGGAATATCAAGCGTTACTCAAAACCCGTAAGTACGCCGGCCGCAATACTGGCGGGTGGGGAAACCGTAGTCACAGTTAGAGGGAGCGGTGTTGGTGGGAGAAATCAGGAATTGTGTCTCTCATTTACTGCCTCTATTAGGGGATTACGTGACGTAGTAGCTGCTTGTGTGGGGACTGACGGGATAGATGGTGTTAGCCCGGCTGCTGGCGCCGTAGTAGATGGAGAACTCTTCGAGGAAGCTACTAAGAGAGGACTAAGCCCCGAAGAATACTTACTAAATAATGATAGCTACACGTTCTTTCAGATGATGAGGAGAGCCATATATACTGGATACACGGGCACTAACGTTAATGACATATTCGTAGCACTCATAAAATAA
- a CDS encoding NosD domain-containing protein — protein sequence MDVRYVLLLTLAILVLTSVTTPATIPENIVGKPRISSQSLNLLSYVPPNETECDIIVPDNYPSINMSVTAAQPGQTICVRPGTYTEVNGTIINKNGLRLLALGRPEVPDESVVIKKSGFLLRIQANDVVVKGFIIIQEGNWHGIDVYAGSQNVTIAYNIVTTTNSSITGYYGIRVYRSSNVTVAYNKIHGWINSYGIFINEASNNTIANNTIVDNGNGIRIRGTTNPARYNRIFLNTIVNNTYGIYLSITSGGILSDNMIYLNTFSNANNYDIYGTPGTNRWYSPDKYAFAYEDRYFTSYMGNYWSNYNGSDLDNNGIGDTPYVIDSNNIDEYPLMKPHQEYLLGAETPTPTETTTETTTETPTETTTETETPPPQITVTVTETQPITITTTITTTMTQTETYTYTTITPAPIQTQTVTLPPETETKTVTSVLTYKTTEREATTVKVTETSPVETLVVDYTATAVAGIMLLLVGFLIGFVLKRK from the coding sequence ATGGACGTTAGATACGTTTTGCTTTTAACGCTAGCTATTCTAGTATTAACATCCGTTACAACGCCAGCTACTATCCCCGAAAACATTGTGGGGAAGCCCCGCATCTCTAGTCAGTCCTTAAACCTCTTGAGTTATGTGCCTCCTAACGAGACAGAATGCGACATCATAGTGCCAGATAATTACCCAAGCATAAATATGTCTGTCACGGCAGCACAGCCCGGGCAGACAATCTGCGTTAGACCAGGAACCTACACTGAAGTAAACGGAACTATCATAAACAAAAACGGCTTAAGACTCCTAGCTCTTGGGAGACCTGAAGTACCTGACGAGAGCGTGGTCATCAAGAAGAGCGGCTTCCTCTTAAGAATCCAAGCCAATGACGTTGTTGTTAAAGGATTTATCATAATTCAGGAGGGTAACTGGCACGGCATAGACGTCTACGCAGGCTCTCAGAACGTGACGATCGCTTATAACATAGTAACAACGACAAACTCCTCAATAACCGGCTACTACGGAATTAGAGTGTATAGGTCGTCAAACGTCACAGTCGCGTATAACAAGATACATGGATGGATTAACTCATACGGAATATTCATTAACGAAGCAAGCAATAACACCATAGCTAACAACACAATAGTCGATAATGGTAACGGCATTAGAATCCGCGGCACGACAAACCCGGCAAGATACAATAGAATATTCCTTAACACGATCGTCAATAACACATACGGGATATACCTCTCCATAACCTCAGGAGGGATCCTCTCTGATAACATGATATACTTGAATACTTTCAGTAATGCAAATAATTACGACATCTACGGGACTCCCGGTACTAATCGCTGGTATTCTCCCGACAAGTACGCGTTCGCGTATGAAGACAGGTACTTCACGAGTTATATGGGTAATTACTGGAGTAATTATAATGGGAGCGACTTAGATAATAATGGGATTGGTGACACCCCATACGTAATAGATTCTAATAATATTGATGAGTATCCTCTCATGAAGCCGCACCAAGAATATTTGCTAGGTGCAGAGACGCCGACACCGACAGAGACAACCACAGAAACGACTACAGAAACACCAACCGAAACAACTACAGAGACAGAAACCCCGCCCCCGCAAATAACGGTAACGGTTACCGAGACTCAGCCTATCACCATTACTACCACCATCACCACCACAATGACTCAAACAGAAACATATACGTACACGACAATCACGCCAGCACCTATTCAAACACAAACAGTTACGTTGCCACCAGAAACTGAGACTAAGACCGTTACATCTGTGCTTACGTATAAAACTACTGAAAGAGAAGCAACTACCGTGAAAGTTACAGAGACATCTCCAGTAGAGACTCTCGTAGTCGACTACACAGCTACCGCTGTAGCAGGTATAATGCTATTATTAGTTGGGTTCTTAATAGGGTTTGTTCTTAAAAGAAAATAA
- a CDS encoding alpha/beta hydrolase has translation MKNKLRSLTKKKSFKIILVLLLIMTVLYLLPVPPVGEPVESLALEYSKFVSVEGVRVHYVEVPGKGNMTFVLLHGFGASVFSWRDVMSNLTKYGRVIAFDRPGFGLTERADPASLSFNPYSTEGQVKLTYELLKKLNVSSAVLIGHSAGGGLALLITLEHPEIVEALVLVAPAWRARQKSLLENIFYSMPLADKYGPLIVRSFVGQLEQILYRAWYNKSMLTKEIIEGYKYPLKARDWDKGLYWLMKYGEFLEISNSLKNLKKPILVIHGVNDEIVPLSSSLDLVNLLSNESKHTLATISGCGHLPHEEKPEEFLKIVDEFIKEIT, from the coding sequence ATGAAGAATAAGTTAAGATCTCTCACTAAGAAGAAATCTTTCAAAATAATTCTGGTCTTGCTACTTATCATGACAGTTTTGTATCTCTTGCCAGTACCCCCTGTAGGGGAGCCTGTTGAATCTTTAGCTCTAGAGTACAGTAAGTTCGTGAGTGTCGAGGGGGTTAGAGTACATTACGTTGAGGTACCCGGTAAAGGTAACATGACTTTCGTTCTTCTTCACGGGTTCGGAGCAAGCGTTTTTAGCTGGAGAGATGTAATGAGTAATTTGACTAAGTATGGTAGAGTCATAGCTTTTGACAGGCCTGGATTCGGACTCACTGAGAGGGCAGACCCAGCTTCACTCAGCTTCAACCCATACTCTACTGAGGGGCAAGTAAAACTAACTTACGAGCTCCTGAAGAAACTCAACGTCAGTAGCGCAGTACTGATAGGGCACTCTGCAGGCGGGGGGCTGGCTCTCCTCATAACACTGGAACACCCAGAGATCGTTGAGGCTCTAGTGCTGGTTGCTCCAGCGTGGAGAGCAAGGCAGAAGAGCTTGCTTGAAAACATCTTTTACTCGATGCCTTTAGCTGACAAATACGGACCTCTAATAGTGAGGAGCTTTGTAGGTCAGCTAGAACAAATCCTTTATCGAGCTTGGTATAATAAGTCTATGCTAACGAAGGAAATCATAGAAGGATACAAATACCCTTTAAAAGCTAGAGACTGGGACAAAGGACTCTACTGGTTGATGAAGTATGGGGAATTTCTAGAAATAAGTAACTCATTAAAGAACTTAAAGAAACCAATCTTGGTAATACACGGAGTAAACGACGAGATAGTGCCGCTAAGCAGTAGCTTAGATCTAGTGAATCTGTTAAGTAATGAGTCAAAACACACGCTAGCAACAATAAGTGGGTGCGGCCACCTACCACACGAAGAAAAACCGGAAGAGTTTCTCAAGATAGTTGATGAATTCATTAAAGAAATTACGTAA
- a CDS encoding histidinol dehydrogenase, whose product MSKALNILSRVRNAGSIFLGNNTPVAMGDYITGANHTLPTGGNAATRGSLSVFDYIKIIDVQIVNEEGIKKLGPHAITIASSEGLYNHAESIKVRLSKIS is encoded by the coding sequence GTGAGCAAAGCCCTCAACATATTAAGTAGGGTGAGAAACGCTGGCTCGATATTCTTAGGTAACAATACTCCAGTAGCAATGGGTGACTACATAACAGGAGCTAATCACACACTACCTACAGGAGGTAACGCCGCTACACGAGGTAGTCTAAGCGTTTTTGATTATATAAAAATAATAGACGTTCAGATAGTGAATGAGGAAGGCATTAAGAAGTTAGGTCCTCACGCTATCACGATAGCTAGTTCTGAGGGGCTCTACAATCACGCCGAATCTATCAAAGTGAGGTTGTCTAAGATTAGCTAG
- the gyaR gene encoding glyoxylate reductase, whose product MRPKVFITRELFDDVVHKISQYYEVEVWDRYQATPREVLLNKVKEVDALVSLLSDQIDCELLSSSPKLRIVAQLAVGFDNIDLECATRLGIYVTNTPGVLTEATAEFTWALILATARRVVEGDIFVRFGEWWRLKTAWHPKMLLGTELRGKTLGIVGLGRIGKRVAEIGVKGFGMRVVYYDIRRDIETERELDIEYRELENLFRESDVVSVHVPLTSETRGLVSEGLLKLMKKNAILINTSRGAVVDTKALIKALNEGWIAGAGLDVYEEEPLPPNHPLTAFKNVVLAPHAASATYEARHGMAETVAENLIAFYEKRIPPNLVNKEVTKVRAPGF is encoded by the coding sequence ATGAGACCTAAAGTCTTCATAACTAGAGAACTATTTGATGATGTTGTGCACAAGATCTCACAATATTATGAGGTTGAAGTTTGGGACAGGTATCAAGCTACTCCGCGTGAAGTGTTACTCAATAAGGTTAAGGAAGTTGACGCATTAGTCTCCCTACTTAGTGACCAGATAGACTGTGAGTTACTTTCCTCATCTCCTAAGTTACGGATAGTAGCTCAGTTAGCTGTAGGATTTGATAACATAGACCTAGAGTGTGCTACTAGACTCGGCATATACGTGACAAATACCCCGGGAGTTTTAACTGAAGCGACAGCAGAGTTTACTTGGGCTCTCATACTAGCCACTGCTAGGAGAGTTGTTGAAGGAGATATTTTCGTGAGATTTGGTGAATGGTGGAGACTTAAGACTGCTTGGCATCCTAAAATGCTTTTAGGTACTGAGTTACGAGGCAAGACTTTAGGCATAGTAGGCTTAGGGAGAATCGGGAAGAGAGTAGCTGAGATAGGAGTTAAGGGCTTTGGTATGAGAGTAGTGTATTACGATATAAGGAGAGACATAGAGACTGAGAGAGAGCTAGATATTGAGTATAGAGAGCTAGAGAACCTCTTCAGAGAATCTGATGTTGTTAGTGTTCATGTTCCTCTTACTTCTGAGACTAGGGGTTTGGTTAGTGAGGGTTTGTTGAAGTTGATGAAGAAGAACGCAATACTAATAAATACTTCTAGAGGAGCCGTAGTAGACACTAAAGCACTAATAAAAGCATTAAATGAAGGATGGATAGCAGGAGCAGGACTAGACGTATACGAAGAAGAACCACTACCACCAAACCACCCACTAACAGCGTTCAAGAACGTCGTCTTAGCACCACACGCGGCCAGCGCCACGTACGAAGCAAGACACGGTATGGCGGAAACAGTTGCTGAGAACCTTATCGCTTTCTACGAGAAAAGAATACCACCAAACCTAGTGAATAAAGAAGTAACTAAAGTGAGGGCTCCAGGATTTTAA
- a CDS encoding 2,5-diamino-6-(ribosylamino)-4(3H)-pyrimidinone 5'-phosphate reductase, with protein MSLRRPYVRVYATMSVDGKIASKTGDSRLSCPYDKLRLHSMRSIVDGVMVGANTVIRDNPQLTVRLVEGRNPVRVVVDGSLKIPLNAKVLDVSVAPTIIVTSSAADTGKIDQLRRLGVDIVIIESESTQVDMSKALKILYEKNLRDLLVEGGGTLLWSLTSQRLVDEFRITVSPYVIGGRNSVSLVGGEGFGNSSEWLRLKLVSHKVCECGDEIHLIYRVAD; from the coding sequence ATGAGCTTGAGAAGACCTTACGTGAGAGTCTACGCGACTATGTCGGTTGATGGCAAGATAGCTTCGAAAACCGGTGACTCAAGACTTAGTTGTCCTTATGATAAGTTAAGACTACACTCTATGAGGTCTATAGTTGATGGTGTAATGGTTGGCGCTAACACAGTCATCAGAGATAACCCTCAACTCACTGTCAGGCTCGTTGAAGGAAGAAATCCTGTGAGAGTAGTTGTCGACGGTTCTCTGAAAATACCTCTTAACGCGAAAGTTCTTGATGTGAGTGTAGCACCGACAATCATAGTAACTTCTTCCGCAGCCGACACAGGAAAAATAGATCAGTTGAGGAGATTAGGAGTAGACATAGTGATCATAGAGAGTGAGTCAACACAAGTAGACATGAGTAAAGCGCTGAAGATACTGTACGAGAAAAACTTGAGAGACTTGCTTGTTGAGGGGGGAGGCACCCTATTATGGTCTCTGACCTCACAGAGACTCGTAGATGAGTTTAGAATAACTGTCTCTCCCTACGTTATAGGAGGAAGGAATTCAGTGTCTCTAGTTGGGGGAGAAGGCTTCGGCAACTCTAGTGAGTGGTTAAGACTAAAACTAGTTAGTCATAAGGTCTGCGAGTGTGGAGATGAAATACACTTAATATATAGAGTTGCAGACTAG